In Streptomyces longhuiensis, the following proteins share a genomic window:
- a CDS encoding multifunctional oxoglutarate decarboxylase/oxoglutarate dehydrogenase thiamine pyrophosphate-binding subunit/dihydrolipoyllysine-residue succinyltransferase subunit, translating into MSPQSPSNSSTSTDQEGQGKSPAAAFGPNEWLVDEIYQQYLQDPNSVDRAWWDFFADYKPGAPAQPTTGAPAQGSGPGTAGTAAAGAAGTAAAPAAPAAPAPAAAPAPAPAKAAPAAPVAKPAAAAPAKPAAAAVKAPAPAKAQPATEAAGGPEFVTLRGPSAAVAKNMNASIEVPTATSVRAVPVKLLFDNRIVINNHLKRARGGKISFTHLIGYAMVQAIKAMPSMNYSFAEKDGKPTLVKPEHVNFGLAIDLVKPNGDRQLVVAGIKKAETLNFFEFWQAYEDIVRRARDGKLGMDDFTGVTVSLTNPGGLGTVHSVPRLMPGQSVIMGVGSMDYPAEFQGTSQDTLNKLGISKVMTLTSTYDHRVIQGAASGEFLRIVANLLLGEGEFYDEIFKALRIPYEPVRWFKDIDASHDDDVTKAARVFELIHSFRVRGHVMADTDPLEYRQRKHPDLDIAEHGLTLWDLEREFAVGGFAGKSMMKLRDILGVLRDSYCRTTGIEYMHIQDPKQRKWLQDRVERPHTKPEREEQLRILRRLNAAEAFETFLQTKYVGQKRFSLEGGESVIPLLDAVIDSAAESRLDEVVIGMAHRGRLNVLANIVGKSYAQIFREFEGNLDPKSMHGSGDVKYHLGAQGTFTGLDGEQIKVSLAANPSHLETVDPVIEGIVRAKQDIINKGGTDFTVLPVALHGDAAFAGQGVVAETLNMSQLRGYRTGGTVHIVINNQVGFTAAPESSRSSMYATDVARMIEAPIFHVNGDDPEAVVRVARLAFEFRQAFNKDVVIDLICYRRRGHNESDNPAFTQPLMYDLIDKKRSVRKLYTESLIGRGDITLEEAEQALQDFQGQLEKVFAEVREATAHPVSAPSADPQAEFPVAVSTAISQETVKRIAESQVNIPDRVTVHPRLLPQLQRRAAMIEDGTIDWGMGETLAIGSLLLEGTPVRLSGQDSRRGTFGQRHAVLIDRETGEDFTPLLYLSDDQARYNVYDSLLSEYAVMGFEYGYSLARPESLVMWEAQFGDFVNGAQTVVDEYISAAEQKWGQTSGVTLLLPHGYEGQGPDHSSARPERFLQLCAQNNMTVAMPTLPSNYFHLLRWQVHNPHHKPLVVFTPKSMLRLKAAASKAEEFTTGGFRPVIGDSSVDPAAVRKVVFCAGKVYYDLENERQKRGVTDTAIIRIERLYPLPGAELQAEISKYPNAEKYLWAQEEPANQGAWPFIALNLIDHLDLAVGADVPHGERLRRISRPHSSSPAVGSAKRHQAEQEQLVREVFEA; encoded by the coding sequence GTGTCGCCACAGTCCCCCAGTAACTCGAGCACCTCGACCGACCAAGAGGGGCAGGGCAAGAGCCCTGCTGCCGCTTTCGGTCCCAATGAGTGGCTCGTCGACGAGATCTATCAGCAGTACCTCCAGGACCCGAATTCGGTTGACCGAGCCTGGTGGGACTTCTTCGCCGACTACAAGCCGGGTGCCCCGGCCCAGCCGACGACCGGAGCCCCCGCACAGGGTTCCGGTCCCGGCACCGCCGGTACCGCAGCCGCGGGGGCTGCGGGCACTGCCGCGGCGCCCGCCGCTCCGGCAGCCCCGGCTCCGGCCGCGGCTCCGGCTCCGGCTCCGGCCAAGGCGGCTCCGGCCGCCCCGGTGGCCAAGCCCGCCGCAGCGGCGCCCGCGAAGCCGGCCGCCGCTGCCGTGAAGGCCCCGGCTCCCGCCAAGGCGCAGCCCGCGACCGAGGCCGCCGGCGGCCCCGAGTTCGTGACGCTGCGCGGCCCGAGCGCCGCCGTCGCGAAGAACATGAACGCCTCCATCGAGGTCCCCACGGCCACGTCCGTGCGCGCGGTCCCGGTGAAGCTGCTGTTCGACAACCGCATCGTCATCAACAACCACCTGAAGCGTGCCCGGGGCGGGAAGATCTCCTTCACCCACCTCATCGGCTACGCGATGGTGCAGGCCATCAAGGCCATGCCGTCGATGAACTACTCCTTCGCGGAGAAGGACGGCAAGCCGACGCTGGTCAAGCCGGAGCACGTGAACTTCGGCCTCGCCATCGACCTGGTGAAGCCCAACGGCGACCGCCAGCTGGTCGTCGCGGGCATCAAGAAGGCCGAGACGCTGAACTTCTTCGAGTTCTGGCAGGCCTACGAGGACATCGTCCGCCGCGCCCGCGACGGCAAGCTCGGCATGGACGACTTCACCGGTGTCACGGTCTCGCTGACCAACCCCGGCGGCCTCGGCACCGTCCACTCCGTGCCGCGCCTGATGCCCGGACAGTCGGTCATCATGGGCGTCGGCTCGATGGACTACCCCGCGGAGTTCCAGGGCACGTCCCAGGACACCCTGAACAAGCTCGGCATCTCGAAGGTCATGACGCTCACGTCGACCTACGACCACCGGGTCATCCAGGGCGCCGCCTCCGGCGAGTTCCTGCGGATCGTCGCGAACCTCCTCCTCGGCGAGGGCGAGTTCTACGACGAGATCTTCAAGGCGCTGCGCATCCCCTACGAGCCGGTCCGCTGGTTCAAGGACATCGACGCCTCGCACGACGACGACGTCACGAAGGCCGCCCGCGTCTTCGAGCTGATCCACTCCTTCCGGGTCCGCGGCCACGTCATGGCCGACACCGACCCGCTGGAGTACCGCCAGCGCAAGCACCCCGACCTGGACATCGCCGAGCACGGCCTCACCCTGTGGGACCTGGAGCGCGAGTTCGCGGTCGGCGGCTTCGCCGGCAAGTCGATGATGAAGCTGCGCGACATCCTCGGTGTCCTGCGTGACTCGTACTGCCGCACCACCGGCATCGAGTACATGCACATCCAGGACCCGAAGCAGCGCAAGTGGCTCCAGGACCGCGTCGAGCGCCCGCACACCAAGCCGGAGCGCGAGGAGCAGCTGCGCATCCTGCGCCGGCTGAACGCGGCCGAGGCGTTCGAGACGTTCCTGCAGACGAAGTACGTCGGCCAGAAGCGCTTCTCCCTGGAGGGCGGCGAGTCCGTCATCCCGCTGCTCGACGCGGTCATCGACTCCGCCGCCGAGTCGCGCCTGGACGAGGTCGTCATCGGCATGGCCCACCGCGGCCGTCTGAACGTCCTGGCGAACATCGTCGGCAAGTCGTACGCGCAGATCTTCCGCGAGTTCGAGGGCAACCTCGACCCGAAGTCGATGCACGGCTCCGGCGACGTGAAGTACCACCTGGGCGCCCAGGGCACCTTCACCGGCCTGGACGGCGAGCAGATCAAGGTCTCGCTGGCCGCGAACCCGTCCCACCTGGAGACGGTCGACCCGGTCATCGAGGGCATCGTCCGCGCCAAGCAGGACATCATCAACAAGGGCGGCACGGACTTCACGGTCCTGCCGGTCGCCCTGCACGGTGACGCGGCCTTCGCGGGCCAGGGTGTGGTCGCCGAGACGCTCAACATGTCGCAGCTGCGCGGCTACCGCACGGGCGGCACGGTCCACATCGTCATCAACAACCAGGTCGGCTTCACCGCCGCCCCGGAGTCGTCGCGCTCCTCCATGTACGCCACGGACGTGGCCCGCATGATCGAGGCGCCGATCTTCCACGTGAACGGCGACGACCCCGAGGCCGTCGTCCGCGTTGCCCGACTGGCCTTCGAGTTCCGCCAGGCGTTCAACAAGGACGTCGTCATCGACCTGATCTGCTACCGCCGCCGCGGGCACAACGAGTCGGACAACCCGGCGTTCACGCAGCCGCTGATGTACGACCTGATCGACAAGAAGCGCTCGGTGCGCAAGCTCTACACCGAGTCCCTCATCGGCCGTGGCGACATCACGCTCGAAGAGGCCGAGCAGGCGCTGCAGGACTTCCAGGGCCAGCTGGAGAAGGTGTTCGCCGAGGTCCGCGAGGCCACGGCGCACCCGGTGTCGGCCCCCTCGGCCGACCCGCAGGCCGAGTTCCCGGTCGCCGTCAGCACCGCGATCTCCCAGGAGACCGTGAAGCGGATCGCCGAGTCGCAGGTCAACATCCCCGACCGCGTCACCGTCCACCCGCGTCTGCTGCCGCAGCTGCAGCGCCGCGCGGCGATGATCGAGGACGGCACGATCGACTGGGGCATGGGCGAGACGCTCGCCATCGGCTCCCTGCTCCTCGAGGGCACCCCGGTGCGCCTCTCGGGCCAGGACTCGCGCCGCGGCACGTTCGGCCAGCGTCACGCGGTCCTGATCGACCGTGAGACGGGCGAGGACTTCACCCCGCTGCTGTACCTCTCGGACGACCAGGCGCGTTACAACGTCTACGACTCCCTGCTCTCCGAGTACGCGGTCATGGGCTTCGAGTACGGCTACTCGCTGGCCCGTCCCGAGTCGCTCGTGATGTGGGAGGCGCAGTTCGGCGACTTCGTCAACGGCGCGCAGACGGTGGTGGACGAGTACATCTCGGCCGCCGAGCAGAAGTGGGGCCAGACCTCCGGCGTCACGCTGCTCCTGCCGCACGGCTACGAGGGCCAGGGCCCGGACCACTCGTCCGCCCGCCCGGAGCGCTTCCTCCAGCTGTGCGCGCAGAACAACATGACGGTCGCCATGCCGACGCTCCCGTCGAACTACTTCCACCTCCTGCGGTGGCAGGTGCACAACCCGCACCACAAGCCGCTGGTGGTCTTCACGCCGAAGTCGATGCTGCGCCTCAAGGCCGCCGCGTCGAAGGCGGAGGAGTTCACGACGGGCGGCTTCCGTCCCGTCATCGGCGACAGCTCGGTGGACCCGGCCGCGGTCCGCAAGGTCGTCTTCTGCGCGGGCAAGGTCTACTACGACCTTGAGAACGAGCGCCAGAAGCGCGGCGTGACGGACACGGCGATCATCCGCATCGAGCGCCTGTACCCGCTGCCGGGTGCCGAGCTCCAGGCGGAGATCTCCAAGTACCCGAACGCGGAGAAGTACCTGTGGGCGCAGGAGGAGCCGGCGAACCAGGGCGCATGGCCCTTCATCGCCCTCAACCTGATCGACCACCTGGACCTGGCGGTCGGCGCCGACGTCCCGCACGGTGAGCGCCTGCGCCGCATCTCGCGGCCGCACAGCTCGTCGCCGGCGGTCGGCTCGGCGAAGCGTCACCAGGCGGAGCAGGAGCAGCTGGTGCGCGAGGTCTTCGAGGCCTGA
- a CDS encoding HAMP domain-containing sensor histidine kinase, producing the protein MSGSGGASDVRDADGYEPGPPGLPPGTPPAARPLAGHWVQSGLRPFSIKTKLGTLVVVSVFITTGLLMVAVRTQTELRFITVFSVIATLLITQFVAHSLTAPLDEMNTVARSISHGDYTRRVRGADRRDELGDLAATINRMADDLEAQDQQRKELVANVSHELRTPIAGLRAVLENVVDGVSAADPETMRTALKQTERLGRLVETLLDLSRLDNGVVPLKARRFEVWPYLSGVLKEANMVASQRAGIASGSGTHTRTDVHLHLDVSPPELTAHADPERIHQVVANLIDNAVKHSPPHGRVTVLARRGLYPESLDLEVLDEGPGIPRSEWHRVFERFNRGGHVKGAAHGPGSDGGTGLGLAIARWAVDLHGGRIGVAESARGCRIQVTLPGLPRAQS; encoded by the coding sequence ATGAGCGGCAGCGGCGGCGCATCCGACGTACGGGACGCGGACGGGTACGAGCCGGGGCCGCCGGGCCTGCCGCCCGGCACTCCCCCGGCCGCCCGGCCCCTCGCGGGCCACTGGGTGCAGAGCGGTCTGCGGCCGTTCTCCATCAAGACCAAGCTCGGCACGCTGGTCGTCGTCTCGGTGTTCATCACGACCGGACTGCTGATGGTCGCCGTCCGCACCCAGACCGAGCTCCGCTTCATCACGGTCTTCTCGGTCATCGCGACGCTCCTCATCACCCAGTTCGTGGCGCACTCGCTGACCGCGCCGCTCGACGAGATGAACACGGTCGCCCGCTCCATCTCGCACGGTGACTACACGCGCCGGGTCCGCGGCGCCGACCGGCGCGACGAGCTGGGCGACCTGGCCGCGACCATCAACCGCATGGCCGACGACCTGGAGGCCCAGGACCAGCAGCGCAAGGAGCTCGTGGCGAACGTCTCGCACGAGCTGCGCACGCCGATCGCGGGTCTGCGCGCCGTCCTGGAGAACGTCGTGGACGGGGTCTCGGCCGCCGACCCCGAGACCATGCGCACCGCCCTGAAACAGACCGAGCGCCTGGGCCGGCTGGTCGAGACACTGCTCGACCTCTCGCGGCTCGACAACGGCGTGGTCCCGCTCAAGGCGCGCCGCTTCGAGGTGTGGCCCTATCTGTCGGGCGTCCTGAAGGAGGCCAACATGGTCGCCTCGCAGCGCGCCGGCATCGCCTCGGGCTCCGGCACCCACACGCGTACGGACGTGCATCTGCACCTGGACGTGTCCCCGCCCGAGCTGACCGCGCACGCGGACCCCGAGCGGATCCACCAGGTGGTGGCCAATCTCATCGACAACGCCGTGAAACACAGCCCACCGCACGGCCGCGTGACCGTGCTCGCGCGGCGCGGCCTCTATCCGGAGTCGCTCGATCTGGAGGTCCTCGACGAGGGCCCCGGCATCCCCCGCTCCGAGTGGCACCGCGTCTTCGAGCGCTTCAACCGGGGCGGCCATGTGAAGGGCGCCGCGCACGGCCCCGGCAGCGACGGCGGCACCGGTCTCGGCCTCGCCATCGCCCGGTGGGCCGTGGACCTGCACGGGGGCCGGATCGGTGTGGCCGAATCGGCTCGCGGCTGCCGGATCCAGGTCACTCTTCCGGGCCTGCCCCGCGCTCAGAGTTGA
- a CDS encoding DUF6104 family protein has translation MYFTDRGIEELEKRRGEEEVTFEWLAEQLRTFVDLNPDFEVPVERLATWLARLDDEDDDE, from the coding sequence ATGTACTTCACCGACCGCGGCATCGAGGAACTGGAGAAGCGGCGCGGCGAGGAGGAGGTCACCTTCGAGTGGCTCGCCGAGCAGCTGCGTACGTTCGTCGATCTGAACCCGGACTTCGAGGTGCCGGTCGAGCGGCTGGCGACATGGCTGGCACGGCTCGACGACGAGGATGACGACGAGTAG
- a CDS encoding spermidine synthase: MSTSYPVPYDTDHTAPVVLDRREGPFGEVVLRRHGALLQIIANGCFLMDTSDGRSERLLVDAALDALDDRPAPGILIGGLGVGFSLTHAAANSRWGRIAVVEREPAIVDWHREGPLSELSRSALADPRTEIVEADLVSYVRESTETYDALCLDIDNGPDWTVTEGNDSLYSPVGIAACLARLAPGGVLAVWSAQPSANFEGTLRNAGFRSVRTEEIPVVRGVPDVVHLGVRPA; this comes from the coding sequence ATGTCCACCTCGTACCCCGTCCCGTACGACACCGACCACACCGCCCCCGTCGTCCTCGACCGGCGCGAAGGGCCGTTCGGAGAGGTCGTACTGCGGCGCCACGGCGCGCTGCTCCAGATCATCGCCAACGGCTGCTTCCTGATGGACACGTCCGACGGCCGCTCCGAGCGCCTCCTGGTCGACGCGGCGCTGGACGCTCTCGACGACCGCCCGGCGCCCGGAATTCTCATCGGCGGGCTCGGTGTCGGATTCTCCCTCACACACGCGGCTGCCAATTCCCGCTGGGGCCGCATCGCCGTCGTCGAGCGCGAGCCGGCGATCGTCGACTGGCATCGCGAGGGCCCGCTGTCCGAACTGTCACGGTCCGCGCTGGCCGATCCGCGCACGGAGATTGTGGAGGCGGACCTTGTCTCGTACGTCCGGGAATCGACCGAGACGTACGACGCACTGTGCCTCGATATCGACAACGGACCCGACTGGACGGTGACGGAGGGTAATGACAGTCTCTACTCACCGGTAGGTATCGCGGCCTGCCTGGCGCGGCTCGCGCCTGGCGGCGTGCTCGCCGTGTGGTCCGCACAGCCCTCCGCAAATTTTGAAGGAACCTTGCGGAATGCCGGATTCCGGTCGGTCCGCACCGAAGAGATCCCGGTTGTCCGGGGCGTTCCGGACGTCGTACATCTCGGGGTCAGGCCTGCGTAG
- the lon gene encoding endopeptidase La: MASTSTPLTLPVLPLDDEVVLPGMVVPLDLNDNDVRAAVEAAQAAARSSGSVGGSKPKVLLVPRIDGTYANTGVLGTVEQVGRLADGDPGALIRGRSRVRIGAGTTGPGAALWVEGLAVEETVPEPLPGSVTELVTEYKALATNWLKKRGAWQVVDRVQQIDDVSALADNSGYSPFLSTSQKVELLETADPVARLKLATEQLREHLAEQDVAESIAKDVQEGVDKQQREFLLRRQLDAVRKELRELNGESEGEESDDYRTRVEAADLPEKVREAALKEVEKLERSSDQSPEGSWIRTWLDTVLELPWNERTDDSASAYDIQGAQRVLDAEHSGLEDVKERITEYLAVRKRRSERGLGVVGGRRGGAVLALVGPPGVGKTSLGESVAHAMGRKFVRVALGGVRDEAEIRGHRRTYVGALPGRIVRAIKEAGSMNPVVLLDEIDKVGSDFRGDPAAALLEVLDPAQNHTFRDHYLEVELDLSDVVFLATANVLEAIPEALLDRMELVRLDGYTEDEKVVIARDHLLPRQLERAGLDKGEVTLGESALRKLAGEYTREAGVRNLERSVARLLRKVAAQHELGERELPFTVEDTDLRSLIGRPHHVPEAAQDPAERRTAVPGVATGLAVTGAGGDVLYVEASLADPETGAAGLTLTGQLGDVMKESAQIALSFLRSHGAELELPVADLKDRGVHIHFPAGAVPKDGPSAGVTMTTALASLLSGRQVRTDVAMTGEVSLTGRVLPIGGVKQKLLAAHRAGITTVVIPKRNEADLDDVPAEVLEKLDVHPVTDVRQVLELALAPAAVEVPVAA, encoded by the coding sequence ATGGCATCGACGTCCACACCGCTCACCCTGCCCGTGCTGCCGCTCGACGACGAGGTCGTGCTGCCCGGAATGGTGGTGCCCCTGGACCTCAACGACAACGACGTACGCGCCGCGGTGGAGGCCGCCCAGGCAGCGGCCCGTTCCAGCGGATCCGTGGGCGGCAGCAAGCCGAAGGTGCTTCTTGTTCCCCGGATCGACGGCACGTACGCGAACACCGGCGTGCTCGGCACCGTCGAGCAGGTGGGCCGGCTCGCCGACGGCGACCCCGGCGCCCTGATCCGCGGCCGCAGCCGCGTGCGGATCGGCGCGGGCACGACCGGCCCCGGCGCCGCCCTGTGGGTGGAGGGCCTCGCGGTCGAGGAGACCGTGCCGGAGCCGCTGCCCGGCTCCGTGACCGAGCTGGTCACCGAATACAAGGCACTCGCCACGAACTGGCTGAAGAAGCGTGGCGCCTGGCAGGTCGTGGACCGCGTCCAGCAGATCGACGACGTCTCCGCGCTCGCCGACAACTCCGGCTACTCGCCCTTCCTGAGCACCTCGCAGAAGGTGGAGCTCCTGGAGACGGCCGACCCGGTCGCCCGGCTCAAGCTGGCCACCGAGCAGCTGCGCGAGCACCTCGCCGAGCAGGACGTGGCCGAGTCCATCGCCAAGGACGTGCAGGAAGGCGTCGACAAGCAGCAGCGCGAATTCCTGCTGCGGCGCCAGCTGGACGCCGTACGCAAGGAGCTGCGCGAGCTGAACGGCGAGTCGGAGGGCGAGGAGTCCGACGACTACCGCACGCGGGTCGAGGCCGCCGACCTTCCCGAGAAGGTCCGTGAGGCCGCGCTCAAGGAGGTCGAGAAGCTGGAGCGGTCCAGCGACCAGTCCCCCGAGGGCTCGTGGATCCGCACCTGGCTCGACACCGTCCTCGAACTGCCGTGGAACGAGCGAACCGATGACAGCGCTTCCGCGTACGACATCCAGGGCGCCCAGCGCGTCCTCGACGCCGAGCACTCCGGCCTGGAGGACGTGAAGGAGCGCATCACCGAGTACCTCGCCGTGCGCAAGCGGCGTTCCGAGCGCGGGCTCGGCGTCGTCGGCGGACGCAGGGGCGGCGCGGTGCTCGCGCTCGTCGGCCCGCCCGGCGTCGGCAAGACCTCGCTCGGCGAGTCCGTGGCGCACGCCATGGGCCGCAAGTTCGTCCGCGTCGCCCTCGGCGGCGTACGGGACGAGGCGGAGATCCGCGGACACCGGCGTACGTACGTGGGTGCCCTGCCGGGCCGGATCGTGCGCGCGATCAAGGAGGCCGGGTCGATGAACCCGGTCGTGCTGCTCGACGAGATCGACAAGGTGGGGTCCGACTTCCGGGGCGACCCGGCGGCCGCCCTGCTCGAAGTGCTCGACCCGGCGCAGAACCACACCTTCCGCGACCACTACCTGGAGGTCGAACTCGACCTCAGCGACGTCGTGTTCCTCGCGACGGCGAACGTCCTGGAAGCCATCCCGGAGGCCCTGCTCGACCGTATGGAGCTCGTCCGCCTCGACGGCTACACCGAGGACGAGAAGGTCGTCATCGCCCGTGACCACCTGCTCCCGCGCCAGCTGGAGCGGGCCGGCCTGGACAAGGGCGAGGTCACGCTCGGCGAGAGCGCGCTGCGCAAGCTCGCGGGGGAGTACACGCGGGAAGCCGGCGTGCGCAACCTGGAGCGGTCCGTCGCACGGCTGCTGAGGAAGGTCGCGGCCCAGCACGAACTGGGCGAGCGCGAGCTGCCGTTCACCGTCGAGGACACCGACCTGCGGAGCCTCATCGGGCGCCCGCATCACGTGCCCGAGGCGGCGCAGGACCCGGCCGAGCGGCGCACGGCGGTGCCGGGCGTGGCCACCGGACTGGCGGTCACCGGAGCGGGCGGCGACGTCCTCTACGTGGAGGCGTCCCTCGCCGACCCGGAGACCGGCGCGGCCGGCCTGACCCTGACCGGTCAGCTCGGTGACGTGATGAAGGAGTCGGCGCAGATCGCGCTCTCCTTCCTGCGCTCGCACGGCGCCGAACTGGAGCTGCCCGTCGCCGACCTGAAGGACCGGGGCGTGCACATCCACTTCCCGGCGGGCGCGGTGCCGAAGGACGGCCCGAGCGCGGGTGTCACCATGACGACCGCTCTCGCGTCGCTGCTCAGCGGGCGCCAGGTCCGTACGGACGTGGCGATGACCGGTGAGGTGTCGCTGACCGGGCGCGTGCTGCCGATCGGTGGCGTCAAGCAGAAGCTGCTCGCCGCGCACCGGGCCGGCATCACCACGGTCGTCATCCCGAAGCGGAACGAGGCGGACCTGGACGACGTCCCCGCCGAGGTCCTGGAGAAGCTGGACGTGCACCCGGTGACGGACGTGCGTCAGGTGCTCGAACTGGCGCTGGCTCCGGCCGCGGTGGAGGTTCCGGTGGCGGCGTGA
- a CDS encoding helix-turn-helix transcriptional regulator yields the protein MGWDGPDNDAQWQALGLGADELRVYEALLNVPAPASRSALARSVGLSVRRATASLDRLDERGFTQPVREGGLPSAVPPATALRSLIHLHQAQLLHRSAELEELTGSVDRLAAGLLNTAHATRAIGIETIRGSAAIAERVAALLVSATEDVALLDRPPYAASEPDGMPAPLDVTDPVRRGARVRVVVDREGLSFHGRARGLVDLSAQGVQIRVGTQLPTKLITVDRRVTLLPPTDAADPTATALVVSDSLLSHALVPLFDAVWGRAVPIGSVTDEEITEEDRELLTLLTSGLKDEAIARRLDVHVHTVRRRITRLMVVLNAETRFQAGVQAALRGWLTID from the coding sequence GTGGGGTGGGACGGTCCGGACAACGACGCACAGTGGCAGGCCCTCGGACTCGGAGCCGACGAACTCCGGGTGTACGAGGCCCTGCTGAACGTTCCCGCGCCTGCCTCACGGTCGGCCCTGGCCCGGTCCGTCGGCCTGTCGGTGCGCCGGGCCACCGCCTCGCTGGACCGGCTCGACGAGCGCGGCTTCACCCAGCCCGTCCGGGAGGGCGGGCTGCCGAGCGCCGTCCCGCCCGCCACCGCACTGCGCAGCCTGATCCACCTCCACCAGGCGCAACTGCTGCACAGGTCGGCCGAGCTGGAGGAGCTGACGGGTTCCGTGGACCGGCTGGCGGCCGGGCTCCTGAACACCGCGCACGCGACCCGCGCGATCGGCATCGAGACGATCCGCGGCAGCGCGGCCATCGCCGAGCGCGTCGCCGCGCTGCTGGTCTCCGCGACCGAGGACGTGGCGCTCCTGGACCGGCCGCCCTACGCGGCGAGCGAGCCGGACGGCATGCCCGCCCCGCTCGACGTGACCGATCCGGTGCGGCGCGGGGCGCGGGTGCGGGTGGTGGTGGACCGGGAAGGGCTGAGCTTCCACGGCCGCGCCCGGGGCCTGGTCGACCTGTCCGCGCAGGGTGTGCAGATCCGGGTGGGCACCCAGCTGCCGACGAAGCTGATCACCGTCGACCGGCGGGTGACACTGCTCCCGCCGACCGACGCGGCGGACCCGACGGCGACCGCCCTGGTGGTGAGCGACTCCCTGCTCAGCCATGCTTTGGTGCCGCTCTTCGACGCGGTGTGGGGGCGTGCCGTGCCCATCGGGTCGGTCACGGACGAGGAGATCACCGAGGAGGACCGGGAGTTGCTGACACTTCTCACGTCCGGCCTCAAGGACGAGGCGATCGCCCGCCGCCTGGACGTCCACGTGCACACGGTGCGCCGGCGCATCACCCGGCTGATGGTGGTGCTGAACGCGGAGACCAGGTTCCAGGCGGGGGTTCAAGCGGCACTGCGCGGCTGGCTGACGATCGACTAG
- a CDS encoding rhomboid-like protein, with product MRPWRLLPTPTGAPFTFAYAAVLVGTSLFALFADPGVVASALRGSSTDVAHLAHTPVFVLVASALWIDGGITSPFAVAFLVVLTALERRIGGWCTAGVFVLGHTVATLATEVPVGLSVMAGHLPESSLHRLDYGISFGVAASIGALAGLLTPWLRWAVLVVVGGMLVEDLVVFADPMTSWGHLMALAIGVGTWPLVRRWRGVPGASAV from the coding sequence ATGCGCCCCTGGCGGCTGCTGCCGACGCCCACGGGGGCGCCGTTCACCTTCGCCTACGCCGCCGTGCTCGTCGGCACGTCCCTCTTCGCGCTGTTCGCCGATCCCGGCGTCGTCGCGTCCGCGCTGCGGGGTTCCAGCACCGACGTGGCGCACCTCGCGCACACCCCTGTGTTCGTGCTGGTCGCCAGTGCGCTGTGGATCGACGGCGGGATCACGTCCCCGTTCGCGGTCGCCTTCCTGGTCGTCCTCACGGCCCTGGAGCGCCGGATCGGCGGGTGGTGCACCGCCGGTGTCTTCGTCCTCGGTCACACCGTGGCGACGCTCGCCACCGAGGTCCCCGTCGGGCTCTCCGTGATGGCCGGGCATCTGCCCGAGAGCTCGCTGCACCGCCTCGACTACGGGATCAGCTTCGGCGTGGCCGCGAGCATCGGCGCGCTCGCCGGTCTCCTCACGCCCTGGCTGCGCTGGGCCGTGCTCGTCGTCGTCGGCGGAATGCTGGTCGAGGACCTCGTCGTGTTCGCGGACCCGATGACGAGCTGGGGTCACCTCATGGCGCTGGCCATCGGCGTCGGGACCTGGCCGCTGGTGCGCCGGTGGCGCGGCGTGCCGGGAGCGTCCGCAGTCTGA
- a CDS encoding response regulator transcription factor, which translates to MEQTHTSHNGSTATPGAQRRVLVVEDDPTIVDAIAARLRAEGFLVQTAQDGPAAVDTAEAWQPDLLILDIMLPGFDGLEVCRRVQAQRPVPVMMLTARDDETDMLVGLGVGADDYMTKPFSMRELAARVHVLLRRVERAALAAATPRSGILRLGELEIDHAQRRVRVRSEDVHLTPTEFDLLVCLANTPRAVLSREQLLAEVWDWADASGTRTVDSHIKALRRKIGAERIRTVHGVGYALETPTP; encoded by the coding sequence ATGGAGCAGACACACACCTCCCACAACGGCAGCACGGCGACGCCGGGTGCCCAGCGACGGGTCCTCGTGGTCGAGGACGACCCCACGATCGTCGATGCCATCGCCGCGCGGCTGCGTGCCGAGGGATTCCTCGTGCAAACGGCACAGGACGGTCCGGCGGCGGTCGACACGGCCGAGGCATGGCAGCCGGACCTGCTGATCCTCGACATCATGCTGCCCGGCTTCGACGGGCTCGAGGTCTGCCGCCGTGTGCAGGCGCAGCGGCCGGTGCCGGTGATGATGCTCACGGCGCGCGACGACGAGACGGACATGCTCGTCGGGCTCGGCGTGGGTGCCGACGACTACATGACGAAGCCCTTCTCGATGCGGGAGCTCGCGGCGCGCGTGCACGTCCTGCTGCGGAGGGTCGAGCGCGCGGCGCTCGCGGCGGCCACGCCCAGGAGCGGCATCCTGCGGCTCGGCGAGCTGGAGATCGACCACGCGCAGCGCCGGGTACGGGTGCGCTCCGAGGACGTCCATCTGACGCCCACGGAGTTCGACCTCCTGGTCTGCCTGGCCAACACGCCCCGCGCCGTCCTCTCGCGTGAGCAGCTGCTCGCCGAGGTGTGGGACTGGGCGGACGCGTCGGGCACCCGGACCGTCGACAGCCACATCAAGGCGCTGCGCCGGAAGATCGGCGCCGAGCGGATCCGCACCGTCCACGGTGTGGGCTACGCGCTGGAGACGCCGACGCCATGA